A single genomic interval of Daucus carota subsp. sativus chromosome 1, DH1 v3.0, whole genome shotgun sequence harbors:
- the LOC135150807 gene encoding uncharacterized protein LOC135150807 yields the protein MANNSNNFSVRSVLEKDKLTGTNFLDWQRNLRIVLKQERKLYVIDIPRPTPLAEGSTRAQHTAYQKHIDDDTDVQCLMLATMSAELQKQHENMDSYDMIEHLKRMFEGQARQERFDTFKSLNACKQGERDPVGPHVLKMIGYIDYLEKLGAPIGPEHQIDLILQSLNNNYSQFVMNYNMNEINKNPAELLAMLKTAETNIQKVSPTPILMVNKGKAKGKGKWKGKKKMGSNSNANPKPGPTKALKPKGGVQKDGDCHYCKKPGHWKRNCHAYLEDLKKKKAAAASDSGTTGK from the exons atggcaaataattcaaacaacttctctgtacgatcagtccttgagaaggacaagctgacaggaaccaacttccttgactggcaaaggaatttgaggattgtcctcaaacaagagcgcaagctctatgtcatagatattcctcgccctacacctctcgctgaaggatcaacccgtgctcagcatactgcttatcagaagcatatcgatgatgacacggatgttcaatgtctcatgttagcgaccatgagtgctgaacttcagaaacaacatgagaatatggattcttatgatatgattgagcaccttaagcgtatgtttgagggacaggctcgtcaggagaggtttgatactttcaaatctttgaatgcttgtaagcagggtgaacgtgatccggtaggaccgcatgttctgaagatgatagggtatattgattatcttgaaaaattgggtgccccgattggtcctgagcaccaaattgatctgatcttgcaatctctaaacaataactattctcagtttgtaatgaattacaatatgaatgagataaacaagaaccccgccgaattgttggcaatgttgaaaactgctgaaaccaacattcagaaggtgtcccctactcccatattgatggtgaataaggggaaggccaaaggaaagggtaaatggaaaggcaagaagaagatgggatCTAATTCTAATGCCAATCCGAAACCTGGTCCGACTAAGGCCTTGAAACCGAAAGGTGGTGTTCAGAAGGATGGTGATTGTCACTATTGCAAGAAACCAGGTCATTGGAAGAGGAActgtcatgcttatttggaggatctgaagaagaagaaggctgctgccgcttctgattcag GAACTACAGGGAAGTAG